One part of the Magallana gigas chromosome 5, xbMagGiga1.1, whole genome shotgun sequence genome encodes these proteins:
- the LOC105325216 gene encoding putative beta-hexosaminidase, with amino-acid sequence MWKLSVGCLVGIVLCLQYVSAQRPVAGKVAGNLNIEYSVRTNFAVVGRVPHSVAILSLTNRGKTPLPDRGYSIFFCHENFLFPVSYQEELGKYESAPYGGELMVDGYYFNFLHGCMYEMRAIDAGLAPSETKNITLYFSPFIVSKFDVFRNWYVTDDQGTQKVIGDTRDRGFVDDFKTPLNQLRRTDDLDSVPKQPQDRQDAFVPFMSGVLYDVTPKPRNQQIATPINLIDVTSTSNKWKIVTEHPDLVPAAEYLAAETKIGIATPGTNNANTIKLSKKPRTSFPESVYGPITEEAYELVITQSQIEIGAAAPKGIINGIHTLISQQAWREVPAQVIKDGPRFAERALQLDIASNFYKPAEIKKIINLMAYYKLNRLYLQIWNNHGLRLDLGLGAVEVAGKRCHDLNEEICLMTQLGSDPDGRGKGNGHLTKEQFVNLLEYADKRGVMIVPSINVGDNARAMVVGMDRALKKNTLNPVGVSLFDETEVENLRMSGRYPKKDSAINPCRPETVQFVDYILKYLKSLYTQSGQQFTRLHFASDFNTEQMMTSKHCFPTPPRNATELQAARSRLTAIKADFLAKLGQLFTTEGVDISGTVELFTGFPDSEFVSRMTIMDKSKRYPNIDAYVVNDDYMRFNPPSPPNMPMEFFSQRAQLLKNNGYKVLISPPHKTKFDTAYEPDPNAPGDYSVATRNVSLREAFAWVPNSRCCNLNLAPEEIAKEVTKHGCLTEPLCEPFADGVTGFDGTLASIDTRKLPEVETAIKLMSPRLMAFAERSWYEAPWESSFTASTPYQPPQRAANQPPALPPLNIEPTLNPDLAALENDYQRFRSLIGAKEVMRMASKGLPVFCAAPGARVVAEPTGNKLETSCMYPNMKVYSKNERGQFTELTTVPTQNVTIKCQYYIEQYRQLFECEEQEFNANLEKTPFQHVQDHITQRAAAQAEAIRQQQQQQQAFLAQQAMLARQRAAMLQQQQQNQQQQQGGQQQQGGQTAGTAQQTARRRNTQGQNQAAPRAG; translated from the exons ATGTGGAAATTATCAGTTGGTTGTTTGGTGGGCATCGTTCTCTGCTTACAATATGTCAGCGCTCAACGAC cGGTGGCTGGAAAAGTAGCCGGTAATTTGAATATAGAATACTCCGTGCGTACGAACTTTGCCGTTGTTGGCCGTGTACCTCATTCAGTGGCCATCTTGTCACTGACCAACAGGGGGAAGACACCTCTGCCCGACAGGGGCTATTCCATTTTCTTCTGTCATGAAAATTTCCTATTCCCAGTCAGTTACCAGGAAGAGCTGGGCAAATATGAATCTGCTCCGTACGGAGGAGAGCTTATGGTTGACGGATATTACTTCAACTTCCTCCATGGCTGCATGTACGAAATGAGGGCTATCGATGCTGGACTAGCTCCATCAGAGACCAAGAACATTACTTTATACTTCTCCCCATTTATTGTTAGTAAATTTGACGTCTTTAGAAATTGGTATGTGACCGACGATCAAGGAACCCAAAAGGTAATCGGAGATACCCGTGATCGCGGCTTTGTGGATGACTTTAAAACTCCCCTCAACCAGTTACGTAGAACAGACGATTTGGACAGCGTACCCAAGCAACCACAGGACAGACAAGATGCATTTGTCCCCTTTATGAGTGGTGTATTATATGACGTCACCCCAAAACCCAGAAATCAGCAAATAGCCACCCCAATTAACCTAATTGATGTCACCTCAACATCAAATAAATGGAAGATCGTCACGGAACACCCGGACCTCGTTCCCGCCGCGGAGTATTTAGCAG ccgAGACCAAGATAGGTATTGCTACTCCTGGCACGAACAACGCTAACACAATCAAACTAAGTAAGAAACCCAGGACTTCGTTTCCAGAATCGGTCTACGGTCCGATTACTGAAGAAGCTTATGAGCTGGTCATCACTCAAAGCCAAATTGAAATTGGTGCTGCAGCCCCCAAGGGAATAATCAACGGTATCCACACTCTCATCTCTCAACAAGCATGGAGAGAGGTCCCAGCTCAAGTCATTAAAGACGGACCCAGATTTGCCGAAAGAGCACTGCAACTGGATATCGCTTCCAATTTCTACAAACCCGCAGAAATAAAAAAGATCATTAATTTGATGGCTTACTACAAACTGAACAGACTGTATTTACAAATCTGGAACAACCACGGACTCCGCCTAGATCTCGGTCTTGGGGCGGTTGAG GTCGCCGGGAAAAGGTGCCATGATCTGAACGAAGAAATTTGTCTGATGACCCAGCTTGGTTCAGATCCAGATGGAAGGGGAAAAGGAAATGGCCATCTTACAAAGGAGCAATTCGTTAACCTTCTAGAATACGCTGATAAACGCGGAGTGATGATCGTCCCCTCCATCAATGTGGGAGATAATGCTCGTGCAATGGTTGTAGGAATGGACCGGGCCCTCAAGAAAAATACCTTAAATCCTGTGGGTGTTAGTTTGTTTGATGAAACAGAAGTTGAAAACCTGAGGATGTCGGGCAGATATCCCAAAAAAGACAGCGCCATTAATCCATGCAGACCTGAAACTGTTCAATTTGTAGATTATATTCTGAAGTACTTGAAATCCCTTTACACACAGAGCGGACAACAATTCACCAGATTGCATTTTGCATCTGACTTCAACACCGAGCAGATGATGACTTCTAAACACTGCTTCCCGACTCCCCCTAGAAATGCTACAGAGCTACAAGCGGCTCGCTCTCGACTAACAGCCATCAAAGCTGATTTCTTGGCTAAACTTGGCCAACTCTTTACCACCGAAGGCGTTGACATAAGTGGCACCGTGGAATTGTTCACCGGTTTCCCTGACAGCGAGTTTGTCTCCAGAATGACCATCATGGATAAATCCAAGCGATACCCGAATATTGATGCTTACGTTGTCAATGATGATTACATGAGGTTCAACCCCCCTTCCCCACCAAACATGCCAATGGAATTCTTCTCCCAGCGAGCACAGCTTCTGAAAAACAACGGTTACAAG GTTTTGATCTCTCCTCCACACAAGACCAAGTTCGACACGGCTTACGAGCCCGATCCTAATGCTCCTGGGGACTACAGTGTTGCCACCAGGAATGTCAGTTTGCGAGAGGCATTTGCTTGGGTGCCTAACAGTAGGTGCTGTAACCTTAATCTGGCCCCAGAAGAAATTGCAAAGGAAGTGACCAAGCATGGCTGTTTGACAGAACCTTTGTGTGAACCTTTTGCTGATGGCGTTACTGGATTTGATG GAACTCTAGCCTCAATTGATACACGTAAATTGCCGGAAGTCGAAACAGCAATCAAACTCATGAGCCCGCGATTGATGGCGTTCGCTGAACGATCCTGGTATGAGGCGCCTTGGGAGTCAAGCTTTACTGCATCCACCCCCTACCAACCGCCCCAGAGAGCAGCCAATCAGCCTCCTGCTCTTCCTCCACTAAACATTGAGCCCACCCTTAATCCTGACCTCGCTGCTCTAGAAAACGACTACCAAAGATTCAGAAGTCTGATCGGCGCAAAGGAAGTCATGAGAATGGCCAGCAAAGGGTTACCTGTATTCTGCGCCGCTCCTGGAGCTAG AGTTGTGGCGGAACCAACTGGAAACAAACTGGAGACATCTTGCATGTATCCCAACATGAAAGTCTACTCCAAAAATGAACGAGGACAGTTTACAGAGCTGACGACTGTACCAACACAAAACGTGACCATCAAGTGCCAGTATTACATAGAACA ATATCGACAACTATTTGAGTGCGAAGAACAAGAGTTCAACGCAAAC CTGGAGAAGACACCATTCCAACACGTACAGGATCATATAACACAAAGAGCCGCTGCTCAAGCGGAGGCAATCAGGCAGCAACAGCAACAGCAACAGGCTTTCCTGGCGCAACAAGCTATGCTAGCTAGACAGCGGGCAGCTATGCTACAGCAACAGCAGCagaatcaacaacaacaacaaggCGGCCAGCAGCAACAAGGTGGTCAGACAGCAGGAACTGCGCAACAAACAGCAAGGCGAAGAAACACTCAAGGTCAAAATCAGGCGGCCCCCAGAGCGGGATAA
- the LOC105325217 gene encoding mitochondrial nicotinamide adenine dinucleotide transporter SLC25A51 → MVRNGSENSPAEFVCGWGSAFVNITFTFPINKVMFRQQLSGVRTFAALRQLQTEGLSNLYRGFFPPLIQKTASMTLMFGMYYKSLNYLTKQYPHVPVIFSSVVAASFAGALEALLMPFERIQVLMQDKNYNHRFDNARHAARELRSFYGVQEFYRGGSAILLRNCGSNVLFFLARDYAMATLPPPDTVLERTSQDFICGAALGAVLSTLFYPVNVVKVKMQSKVGGRFEGLLHTLRVVQQERNHSLRKLFRGVHINFTRSFLSWGIVNATYEFLMVNLFNRSSRKTNHTK, encoded by the coding sequence ATGGTCAGAAATGGATCAGAAAATAGTCCTGCAGAATTTGTTTGTGGCTGGGGATCTGCTTTTGTCAACATAACGTTTACTTTTCCAATAAATAAAGTAATGTTTCGTCAACAGCTATCAGGCGTCCGGACCTTCGCTGCCTTAAGACAATTACAAACGGAAGGATTGAGTAATTTGTACCGTGGGTTTTTCCCCCCACTGATACAGAAGACTGCCTCTATGACACTTATGTTTGGAATGTACTACAAGAGTCTGAATTATTTGACCAAACAGTACCCGCACGTTCCTGTCATTTTTAGCAGCGTTGTTGCAGCTTCATTTGCTGGTGCTTTGGAGGCACTTTTAATGCCTTTTGAGAGAATTCAAGTATTAATGCAAGATAAGAATTACAACCATAGATTTGACAATGCAAGGCATGCCGCCAGGGAACTGAGGTCCTTCTATGGAGTTCAAGAGTTTTACAGAGGGGGTTCGGCCATACTTTTGCGCAACTGTGGTagcaatgttttattttttcttgcaaGAGATTACGCAATGGCTACTCTCCCACCCCCTGACACAGTTCTAGAGAGGACTTCTCAGGACTTCATCTGTGGTGCTGCATTAGGGGCAGTTCTAAGCACATTGTTCTATCCTGTTAATGTTGTGAAGGTCAAAATGCAGAGCAAGGTCGGTGGACGATTTGAAGGACTGCTCCATACCCTCAGAGTTGTTCAACAAGAAAGGAATCATAGCTTAAGAAAACTTTTTAGAGGAGTGCATATTAATTTCACAAGATCTTTTCTCTCGTGGGGCATTGTAAATGCAACATATGAATTTCTTATGGTTAATCTATTTAATAGAAGTTCTAGAAAAACAAACCAcactaaatga
- the LOC109618365 gene encoding uncharacterized protein encodes MEVFWNRSEDFTLTFSKTESVGNLMKVALFLHRVLLPGIVLFGLIGNILSLLVFNTTKLRRLSSSVYLSALALSDSGFLLCVLLLWIDTLNVSIFQRPILCQSLVYLTFIFSFLSVWIVNVLTLELYVITFYLSTRTLQLLDRSFAVRVLGFLAGVAIVLYGYNIWTIEIHEIDQERNVCTEKSSYFVLAMSCIDSLLTSLVPMVMMLVMTSRLLLAITKDCDNATVNPLQTRRKTSLVQAIEWISNETRTFSNAYQSGQTDIFSARREIEQRTVRGRSKSLSAHRKLRKMMVAISVVFLFLNLPMHVNKLQSQLMSIIEDGYVTSEKAQAITHLLDLLFYINFSVNFFVYSGFTKQFRSHILAIPVYSFCELKLLRKPRKDPRKNLLMSSFPTEK; translated from the coding sequence ATggaagttttttggaacagatcAGAAGATTTCACATTGACATTCTCCAAGACAGAGAGCGTAGGGAACCTGATGAAAGTGGCTCTTTTTCTGCATCGAGTCCTGTTGCCCGGAATTGTTCTGTTCGGACTGATCGGAAACATCCTGTCCCTGCTTGTGTTTAACACTACAAAGCTTAGAAGGCTGTCCTCCTCGGTCTATCTGTCCGCCCTGGCCCTTTCAGACTCAGGCTTCTTGCTTTGCGTCCTGCTTCTGTGGATAGACACACTGAACGTCTCCATCTTCCAGCGTCCTATCTTGTGCCAATCTCTCGTCtatttaactttcattttcagttttttgTCAGTGTGGATCGTGAATGTATTGACATTGGAGCTTTATGTCATAACTTTCTACCTGTCCACAAGAACATTACAGTTGCTGGATCGAAGCTTTGCCGTGCGCGTTCTTGGTTTTTTAGCAGGCGTAGCAATTGTTTTGTATGGATATAATATCTGGACGATCGAAATACATGAGATTGATCAAGAGAGGAATGTATGTACAGAAAAGAGTTCTTATTTTGTTCTGGCAATGTCCTGTATCGATTCTTTGCTGACGTCACTAGTGCCCATGGTAATGATGCTTGTGATGACCTCACGCTTACTATTAGCGATAACCAAAGACTGTGACAACGCCACTGTAAATCCATTACAAACCAGAAGGAAAACGTCACTAGTTCAAGCGATCGAGTGGATAAGTAATGAAACTAGGACATTTTCAAATGCGTACCAGTCGGGGCAGACGGACATCTTCTCAGCAAGGAGAGAAATCGAACAAAGGACAGTCAGAGGAAGGAGCAAGTCTCTGTCAGCGCACAGGAAGCTGCGCAAAATGATGGTAGCAATCTCTGTGGTCTTTTTATTCCTCAACTTACCCATGCATGTAAACAAACTACAGTCACAACTCATGTCTATCATTGAGGACGGGTATGTGACGTCAGAGAAGGCCCAAGCCATCACGCATCTTCTGGACTTGTTGTTCTATATCAATTTCTCTGTGAATTTTTTCGTGTATAGTGGATTTACTAAACAATTCAGAAGCCATATATTGGCTATTCCAGTCTACTCCTTTTGTGAGTTGAAATTGCTCAGAAAACCTCGAAAAGACCCGCGCAAAAATCTGCTCATGTCATCCTTTCCAACAGAGAAATAA